Part of the Tepiditoga spiralis genome, TTGTAGAAACTTTTAAATTTTCAACCTCTCCATTTAAAATTAATTTTTCTGATTTTGTTGATGCCATTTCAAAATTTCTTGTAAAAGTAACAAACTTTCCATTTGATACTTTTTCACACAATCCACAAAAAGTACATTTTCTAAGATCAATTGTTTTATTTTCTATATTTATCGCATCTTGCGGACAAACATCAGCACATTTTTCTACAATTTCTATTGAACAATTTGTATTTATTTTTGGAAGTCCTCTATAATTTTTAGGAAGTTCTATTTCTTTTTTAGGATATTTTGATGTTCTATTTTTTTGTTCAATTCTATTTTTTATTATATCAAAAAACATTTTCATTACCTCTCTTTTATAGGTCAAAGCCAGAATAAGATAAATTAAAGCTTTTATTACATAATGGAAAATCATAAATTCCTTCATTTCTTACTGCAATTTCAAGACCTTTCCAATTATTAAATGATGGATCTTTTATTTTATACCTAATAATTTTCCCATCTTTATTTGTTATTATACAATGAGATAATTCTCCTCTCCAACCTTCCTGCAAGGTTAAAATCAAAGTTTCTTTTGGTAATTTAAAATTTTGTATTACAACTTTTGAATCTATACTTTTAATTTTTTTCAATAAATTTTGTACTATTTTTAATGATTCTTTTGTTTCTTTATATCTTATCATCGCTCTAGCCATAGCATCACCAGAAGTTTCAATAATTTCTTCAAGCTTTATTTTCTTCCAACTTTCATTTGGAAAAAATCTTCTTACATCATAATTTATACCAGATGCTCTTCCAACTATACCAACCATATTTATTTTTTCTGCAATATTTTTTTCTACAATTCCAGTATCTTCTAATCTACTCAATACCCCAGCTTGAGAAAAAAACATATCTCCAACATTAATTATTTCCTTTTCTAATTGTTTTATTTTTTTTATAAAATTATTTTTTTGTTGTTCACTTATCATATTTTCAGTTCCTGGCCTAATTAATCCTCTTCCAAACCTATTTCCAGATATTTCTAATAGTATATTCAAAAATTCTCCTCTAATTCTTCCATAATAAGAAGAAACAGTTAAAAAGGCTATATCTCCACTTAAAGCTCCCAAATCACCTATATGATTTGCAATTCTTTCTAATTCTAAAGAGATTAGTCTTAATAATTTTTCATTTTCATTAATTTTTATATTCATCATTTCTTCAATAGCTTCTGAATATGAAATACTGTGAACAATCGTTGAATCTCCACTTATACTTTCTATAATAGTTGGTATTTTTTTTAATTTAACATTCTCTAATTGTTTTTCTATGCCTCTATGTTGGTATCCATGTTGAATCTCTAAATTATATACTTTTTCTCCAACACAATTAAATCTAAAGTGTCCCGGTTCTATTACACCAGCATGGATTGGACCAACAGCAACTTGATGAACTTCTTCACCTTCCATTTTATAAAAAGGATAATTTCCAGGTATTACTTTTTCATAATCATTATTAAATAAATCCTTTTTCCCAACATAATTTTTATGGTATCTTAAAGATTTAAACCATGGGTGACCTATTGGTTTTATTGAAAATTGTTCTGCTATTTCTCTTTCATATTCATTAAATTGTTCATATTTTTTTGTTAGTGATTCATATTCATTTGGTGCTTCACAAAGTCCTATCCAAAGCATTTCTGTTCTTAAAATAATGATTAACATTACTTTGTTATTCATTTCAAAAGCAAAATATTGAATTACTTTTGCATTTTTTGCCATTAATATCTCTATTTCATTATAAAAATCATCAAAAGTACTTAATGGCACTTCAGATAAATTTATTTTTTTAGTATTTTCTATATTTATAAAATTTTTATTCATAATGCACCGCCAAAAACTTCAACTGCCTTATTAATCAGTTCTAACAATTGATTAAATTGAAAAAAAGTAATAATAAATGATGTACTAAGCAAAATATATTGAGGATAAACTCTCCAATTATTTTCTTTTATTTTAGGTTCATATTCAGTTTTATCATAATACATCTTTAACATATACTTTATAAAACCTGCAACAATTAATATAAGACTAAAAACAAACAATGAAACAGCCACATATTTTCCTTTTTTTATTGAGCCCACAATTATCAAAAACTCACTAAAAAACAATCCAAAAGGTGGAAATCCCAGAATGGCAACCGTTCCTAAAAACATAGCAATGAATGTTTTAGGTAAAAATTTTACCATATTTCCAATTTTTTCTATGAGTTTTGTTTCATAGCTAATTAAAACATTTCCAGCAGATAAAAACAAAGAAGATTTTATTAATGCATGATGTATTAAATGAAAAATAGCTCCATAAGCAGCTATTCCACCTATTCCTGCTCCAAAGGCTATAATCCCCATATTTTCAACACTTGAATATGCTAACATTCTTTTATAATCAACTTGTTTTAATATAAATACTGCAGCTATTAACATAGATAATAATCCAAGAATAATTAAAGACATTTCAGCAAAAGTTCCTGCCTCAGTTACTTTTAAAACTTTTGTTATTTTAAAAATGCCTAAAAATGCTGTATTTAATAATGCACCTGAAAGAAGTGCAGAAGCTGGACTTGCTGCTTCACTGTGTGCATCTGGAAGCCAGGTGTGCATTGGTGCTAATCCCATCTTTGTTCCATATCCTATTAAAATAAAAACAAATCCCGCTTTTAACCATTCCATTTTTAAAAGAGATGGATTTTTATATAATTCAGTAAAGCTCAATGCAATTTTTAAATTTGCTTCATCTCTTGCAATTGCAATTAAAAATGTTCCAAGTAAAGCTAATGCTATACCAACAGAACATATTATTACATACTTCCATGCTGCTTCTATTGAAGTTTTTGACTTATGAATAAATATAAGCGGTGCACTTGTTATTGTTGTTGCTTCCACAGATATCCAAAATAATATTAAATTATCTGATATTGCAACTGAACTCATCGAAGCTAAGAAGAGTATCATAAATGCATTAAATATTTTTTCGTTTTCATATTTTACTTCTTTTAAATAAAAAACAGTGTAAAAAGATATTATCAAAAATAAAAACGAAGTAATTAATAGTACTATCATTCCATCAGAAGATAAAAAAACATATTTATTAAACATTGGTTTTAGGAAACCACCCCAACTTAACATTGTCAATGTAAAATGTATTATTCCAGTAATAGGTAATAAAATTTTTGATTCTTTTACAAAAAAGATCAATATTCCAATTATAAAAGGTACAATCACTATTAATTCTATCATCATTTACTCCTTTAAATTTTTTAATTTTATGGTATTTATAGTTTCAAATTTTATATTTATCTGTTGTAAAATAACTACCATAATCATAACTCCAACTAAAATATCCAATAAAATACCAAATTCAACTATATAACTACTTTTATTAATTAACATACTTCCAATTAAATATATTCCATTTTCAAGCATTAAGTATCCTATAACCTGTGTAATAGTCTTTCTTCTTGCAATAAGCAAGAACATACCTGATAAAATAGTAGCTATTGCAGTAACTCCCAAAAGATTATTTGAAATTGGAAATGATATTTTATTTTGAATAACAAATGAAAAAACAATGATCAATACTGATATAAAAATAGAAGCATGATAACCAACAATAGGTTCTAATTCTTTTTTCATTATAACTTTATCCAACACTTTTATTAACATTGTTGGAATTATAATTCCTTTTACTAAAAAGGGGATAAAAGCAAAAACTATAGTTGTAATAGTAATTTTTTCTTCTATAAATATTGGTACTAAAGATACTAAACTTCCTTGTAAAAATATTGTATAAATTAAAATTCTCAATCTACTTGAATTCAAACTAAAAATCAAAGAAAATAATATTATCATTAATAAAAGATTTAATATACTCATTTTAAAAACCCCTTAACTAATATATTGGCTAAAATTGATAAAGAAAAAGATGTTAAAATAAATTTTGGAACCTTTTCAAATTTAAATCTTGGTATTAAAGATTCAATTACGCCAATGAATACATAAATTAAAAATATTATTCCATAAAAAATTATTGTATCTAAATAAAAGTTATTAAATGAAAAGAACATTAATAATTTTGCAATGAATGCAGCATAAAACATCAATTTTAAATTAGCACCAAAATGTATAAAACCAAGATCTGGTCCACTATGATCAAGAACCATAACTTCATGAATCATTGTGAGCTCTAAATGAGTTTTTGGATCATCAACTGGAACTCTTGAATTTTCTGTTAATAAAATCATAAATAAAGAAATTATTATTAAAATCAAAGAAAGTCCATAATCACTCCAAATGTTTTTATTAAAATTGAGTATATTCATAAATGAACTGTATCCATTCATATTAACTAAAGAAATTATAGACATAAATAAAGTTAATTCAGCTAAAGCAGAATAATATCCTTCTCTGCTTCCTCCCATTCCTTCAAATGAAGAACCAGTATCCATTGCAGATATTATAGTAAAAAATCTACTCAATCCCATCAAATAAATTATAAAGACAATATCTCCATTAAATGAAAGTATTGAATTAAATCCTGCAATTGGAAAGAACATCAAAGCTATTAATGCAACAGTAAAGGATATAATTGGTCCAATTTTAAATATAAAAGTTGTTGTACTACTATATACAGAACCTTTATTAAAAAGAAGTTTTTTTAATGTATAGTAATTTATAAAAATTGAAGGTCCTTTTTTTCCTGAAAAAAATGCTTTAGTTTTTAAAATTATTCCTGAAAATAAAGGAGATAAAAATATTGTTAAAATAAATAAAATTATTGACTTCATTTAATAACCCCCATTATCAAAAACAATGTTAATGCTATAAAAATATATGCTATGTATCCATGAACATCACCATGTTGTATCCATCTTAATTTATTAGATATAAATAAAATTGGATTGACAATATACTTTTTTATTAAATATTCTGAAACATCTATTGTCTTTGATTCATACATAGTTCCTTTAGGAAAGATTCCTTTTATTTCATCTATACTTTCTTCTACTTTTATAAAAGGTTTATAAAAATTTAGTATTTCATGAGCATAAGAACTTCCAGTATATTGCATTTTAGATGTAGGATAACCATATCCACAATCCCAAGTAGTGCTATTTTTAATTTTTTTATTTTTATAAAAATACTTTCTTATTAAATAAATAATCAATAAAGAAATGATAAAAAGTGTACTTGAAAAAGTTATATTAGAAGCTATTTTTAAATCAATATTAACTTTTTGAGTTAATTTAAAACTATTAACTATATTAAAAACATTATTTATAAAAACTGAAGGAAAAATTCCTATAAAAATACAAAAAATTGTAAGTATTATCATTGGAATTAAAATAAAATAATTACTTTCTTTTGCATTTTTTGCTTTATTCGTTTTTGGAGTTCCTAAAAATACCACTCCAATTACTTTTGTAAAACACATTATTGCAAGTCCTCCTATCATTACAAGAGATAATATCACAATCAATGAAAAAACATATGGAAAGTTTGATAAATTCATTCCATTAAATACTCCAAAATATATTAAAAATTCACTTACAAATCCATTAAATGGTGGTAATCCTGCTATTGCCAGTGAGCCAATTAAAAATGTAATTGAAGTTACTTTCATTTTTTTTAAAAAACCACCCATTTCTTCAATTGATTCAATTCCTGTTTGATGTAAAATAGATCCAGCACCTAAAAATAATAAAGATTTAAATATTGAATGATTTAATATATGTAATAAACCCCCACTAAAACCAAGTAATGTAATAATAGGATTTTTTATTGTAACACCCAACATTCCAACACCAATACCCATTGTAATAATTCCAATATTTTCTACACTATGATATGCTAACAATTTTTTTAAATTATGTTGTCCTAATGCATAAACAACCCCCAAAATACCAGAAATTACTCCAATTGATATTACAATATAAGGTATCAAAGTTATGCTTGTATTTAATAACAAATACATTTTTAGTATTCCATATATACCTATTTTAATCATTACTCCAGACATAATTGCAGATACATGACTTGGAGCTATAGGATGTGCATGAGGTAACCAAATATGTATAGGTATAAGTCCTGCTTTAGAACCAAATCCGATTAAAGAAAGTATAAATGCTATTAATTTTATATTTTCAGGTAAACTTGAAATTCCATCGAATGAAAATGAATTTGTATAAGCATAAATTAAACCAAATGAAGCAAATATGAACATTCCTCCAATGTGCGTAAATATAAAATACATATGACCAGCTCTTCTTACTTTTTCTTTATTATATTCAAAAATAACAAGAAAAAAAGAAGACAAAGACATTATTTCCCAATTGAACGCAAAAGTAATCAAATTATTTGACAAAACGACTGTCATCATTGAAATAACTAACAATGAATAAAAAAAATAGTTAATTGCAATATTTTTAGATTTTTTTTCATTATTTAAATATGAAAAACTATATATTATTGATAAAAAACCTATTAAACTTATTATAGAAATAAAAAATAAAGATAATTCATTTATTTGAAATTCAATAGGAAAATAAGGTAATTTTAAATATGAAAAATTTATATTTCCATTGAATTTTACAAGCAAAAAAATTGATTCAATTAAACTTATTATAGTGCCAAAAGATATCAAACCTATTGAAAAAAATTTCATTACATTAAATTTTTTAGTTAAAAATAATGGTAAAGTACCACCTATTAATATTAAAAAAATTGACATAAAAAAAATGTCCATTTATTTTCCTCCCTTATCATTTATTAAAAAAAAATAAAATTTACTTTTAAAATTTTTTTCTCATTCTTTTTTTTATTTTCCATATAATTTTTTTAGATAAAGAAAGTTTTTTCATTTCGTTTTTCTCCTTTAAATAATATTAACTAACGTCTGTATTTTAAGTCTTAAATAAAAAAAAGTCAACACTTTTATATTAATTTTCTTTTAATTTTAGGATTTAATAAAAAAATGGTAGAATCCCATTAGATCCTACCATTTTTTTATTAAGTTACAAATTATATATTTTTAGGAATATTTATAATGAATTTAACTCCTTTACCAATTTCACTTTCACACTTTATACTTCCTTTCATTTTTTGAGTCACTAAGTTATATATAAGATTTAATCCTAATCCAGAACCACCCTTTCCCATTTTAGTAGTAAAAAATGGTTCAAATATTTTATCAATTATTTCTTTTTCAATTCCACTTCCATTATCAATATAAATTAATTCTATATTATTTTCTATTTCTTCAAAGCTTATACTTATTTTTCCATTTTTTTTGTTCTCAAAACCATGAATTATACTGTTCATTATTAAATTATTTATTATTTGATACCAATCTCCTGGATATCCTTTTAATTCTATATTTTTACCCTTAATTAAGACTTCTATATTTTTTTGTTTTAACTTTTTATTCAAAATTAAAATAGTATTATTTATATAATCTTTTAAATTAAAGTTTGTTTTTATATCATTAGAAGTTTCAACAGATACTTTTTTAAATTTTTGTATTAATTCGGATGCACGTCTTAAGTTAAACATTGTAATATCTGATATTTCTAAAGTATCTTTTATATAATTTTCAAATGTCGATTTTTTTAATTCATTATTTAAAAAATCTTTTTCTAAAGATTTTGTTTTATCTTTGAGATGAGATACTGTAGTTACACTTATTCCAAGAGGTGTATTTATTTCGTGAGCTACACCAGCAACTATTTTTCCAAGTGATGCCATTTTTTCTGTTTCAACAAGTTGCTTTTGGGTTTTTTGATATTTTTCAAGAAGATTATTTAATGATTTTGTTCTTTCTAAAACTTTAAATTCTAATTCATCGTTTAATTTTTTTAATTCAGCATTTTGTGTTTCAATTTTTTTAAAACTTTCTTTTATCTCATCTTTCATTTTATTAAAAGAACTTCCAAGCTTTCCAAATTCATCTTTTGACTTTATATCTAATTTAAAGTCATAATTACCTTTACTTATACTTTGAGTTGCATCCACTAAATATTCTAAATTTTTAGTTGATTTTGATAAAACATAATATAGAATTATTCCAATAATAAAAACTAAAATTACAATAATCGTTGTTTGATATTTTAAAATATTTTGAGTAGAAGAATTTATTGTGTTTTGTGAATTAACTAAAGTTTGGTATAATGACTCTTCAGGTAAGAAAAATCCAAGAGTCCAACTTTCTTTGTAAAAACCTTTGTTTTTATTCCATGTATTGAATGAATTCAAATTTTTCATAACAAGAATATACTTTTTATTATTTATTACTATATTTTTAAATACAGTTTTTGCTGAAGAACTTGTAAGGCTTAAATTCTTTATACTCTCATATTTACTGTCTTTAAAATATCTTTTCATTGGATTATATCCTACACCTTTTTTTCCATATATTGTAGATTCTTTTTCACCTTTTAAACCCAATGTTTTTATTCCCATATCATTTATGGCAAAAACATTTCCATTAGACTGTGAAATAAAACCAAACCCATTTTTTACTACTTTAAACTCTTTAATATAATCAATTATTTGTTGTATGGTAACATCAACACTTAAAGATCCTTCAAATTTTTTTCTTGCTTTATCCCAAATTGGATAGTTTAAGGTCATTATTATTTTTCCTGTTCCTCCATCTTGTGTTGGTCCTTTAATAATTGAAAAATCTTTTAAAGGTAGATTTGAATTATTTTTTCTTTTTTCTTCAAACTGTTCAACAAGTCCTGGATTAAATGCTTCCCAATTTGGCACGTCTGTATGAGCAGGATAAACTTTATCCATTGCATTTCCAACATCATTCCATGGATATATTCTCATAAAAGATCCATTTTTTCTTCCTGAAAAATATATCCAAAGAAGATTTGAACTATTATTATAAATAGCTGGTAATACTAAATTTAAAATAGAAGTATCATGTATCTGTTGTAAAACATCATCTCTTATACTGTTATCTTTATTTAAACAGTATCTTTGAACAAGGACAACTGTATTTTGAGTTGAATCATTTTGATACCATCTTCCATTGAACTTTAACTTATCTTTAGAGTAATCATTCTTAATCATAGTTTTTGTTATTTCTTTAAAATCTTCATTATTGTCAAAGTATTCTTGTAAAATACTTCCTGCAATTGCTTGATTTTCAAAGATATTTTTTATTTTGCTTTCAATTAAGTTTGAAGCGCTATTTAAGTAATTAGTATAATATTCTTTATAAATATTTTGCATACCAATCTTTAATTCTTTTTCTGAATTATCAGCTAATTTTTTTATTCCATAAAATGATATAAAAAGCTCTATTATTAATGCTAAAAAAAGTAAAGTTATTGATATAAATATTATTTTATTTTTAAAACTCTTAGTCATACCATCACCTCCCATATTTATATTATATCACTTATTTTATGTAACATTCTTATGGTAAAATATATTTTAATACTAATTTAATGAGGTGAAACTATGTTTAAAAATATAAAAATGATTTACTTTGATCTTGATCATACACTTTGGGATTTTGAAAAAAATTCAAGAGTTTGTCTTGGTATTTTATATGATAAATATCTTTTGAAATCAAATATTGACAAAAATTATTTCATTGATGTTTATGAAAAAAATAATGATATACTGTGGGAAATGTATAGAAAAAGAGAAATAGAAGTTTCAAAATTAAAATTGAAAAGATTTGAAAATACTTTAGATGAATTAAATTATCCCTATGAAAATAATTTAATAAAAAAATTAAATGAAAATTATATTAATTTACTTGCTGAACAAGACAAAACCTTTGATGGAACACATGAAGTTTTAAAGTATTTAAAATCAAAGTACGAAATTGGAATAATAACAAATGGTTTTAAAGAAATACAATTTAAAAAACTAAAAAGTGCAAATCTTGATAATTTTTTTAAAATTATAATTACTTCTGATTCTATTGGAATTCCAAAACCTGATAAAAAAATTTTTGATTATGCTGCAAAGCTTTCTGGATTTAATCACAATGAAATTTTATATATAGGAGATGACCTACAAACTGATGTTATTTCCTCTAAAAAAGCAGGCTTTGAATCAATTTGGTTTAATTATAAAAAGAAAAACACATCCGAAGATGTGTTTCAAATTCATTCTTTATTAGAATTACTCAATCTTTTATAATTTTATTTAAATTCATCATTTCAACAAGTGCCATTGCTGCATCAAATCCTTTGTTTCCTGACTTTATACCAGCTCTATTCAATGCTTGTTCAACCGTATCAGCTGTAATTACACCAAAAGTTATGGGAATATCCGAAGTTAAGTTTATTTGCGATATTCCCTTTGATATTTCATTTGAAACAACTTCAAAGTGATATGTTTCTCCTCTTATAACTGCTGAAAGTGCAATTAATCCATTATATTTTTTTGTTTTTACAAGTTGTTTTACTAAAAAAGGAACTTCAAAACTTCCAGGAACATAATAAACGTCTATATTTTTTTCATTTAATCCATGTCTGATTAAACAATCTTTTGCGCCTTCTAAAAGTTCTGTGGTAATGTTTGAATTAAATCTCGAAATTACAATTCCAACTTTTTCATTAGATAACTTATAATTACCTTCAAATATATTCAATTTCATCCCTCACTTTAAAAATTCATTTAATTTATGATTGAATCTTTCCATTTTCGTTTTTAAATAAAATTTGTTTTCAACTGTTAGCTTTCCAAAAAGTTTTTCCATTTTTTTAACATTTATTCCATACTTCATTAATTGATTTTTTTTATCTTCATTATTAGATAAAAGAATAATATCATTTATATTCATTGCTTTTAACATTTGAGCAGCAATTGCATAATCTCTTCCATCTGGTGGAAGCCCTATTATTTCATTTGCATCATAAGTATCCACTCCATCATCTTGAAGTGCATAGGCTTTTATTTTGTTTGTTATTCCTATATTTCTTCCTTCTTGACGCAAATAAATCAAAATACCTCTTTGTTTTATTTCATTCATTGCATTATAAAGTTGTGAACCACAATCACATTTTTTTGATTTTAAAACATCTCCTGTAACACATTCCGAATGTACTCTAACTTTTACAGGATCTCCATCAAAGATATCTCCAGAATATATCAAAAAATGTTCTTTATTATCTAACAAATTTTTAAATCCTACTATCTTAAATACTCCAAGTTCAGTTGGTAATTTTGCTTCTGAAACTTTAAATACAAATTGTTTTCTTTTCATACTTTCAATATAAATATCTTCTATATCTATTATTGGTATATCATATTCTTTTGAAAGTTGATTTATATATTCAAAGTTATGTGAATCTCCATTTTCATCTAAAATTTCTATTATTGTTGAAAATCTTTTGTATCCTATAAATTCAACTAATTCTAATGATGCCTCTGTATGTCCTTTTCTATTATTTATGCCAATTCCACCTAAAAGTTGAACATGTCCTGGATAAGAAAATAAATTAATATTATTATTTTGTGCCAGCATTTCTATTGTTTTTGCTCTTTCAAAAGAAGAAATACCTGTATTACTCAACTTATAGTCTATTGGAATAAAATAATTTGTATTGTGTTTATCTAAATTGTTTGAAGGAAGTTTAAAAAAACCTCTTTCAATTAAGAGCTTTTCATCTGCAACTGTACACAAAAGGCCTTTACCTTTTGATATCATAAAATTAATTACTTCTGAATTTATTATTTCAGATGGAAAAATTAAATCTCCTTCTACTTCTCTACTCTTATCCAAAATAATTATTGGTTTATTATTTTCAAAATTCTTCTTTATACTATTAATATCCATACTCATTCTTTCCTCCCTTTATATATCTTGCAAACACATCTATTTCATAATTTACTTTTTCATTTTTTAATAAGTACTTTAAATTTGTATTTTCTATTGTATGTGGTATTATTTGAACAAAAAATGTATCTAAAGATTTTTTTGCAACAGTTAAACTAATGCCATTTAAAGTTATTGACCCTTTTTCTACAATTGCCCAATTTTCTTTTACATTTGAAAATTGAAACAAATATGATCCTCTCTGTAATTGTTTATCTATAAATTTTACAGTACCATCAACGTGTCCCAAAACAAAATGTCCGCCAAGTCTACTTCCTACTTTTAAAGCACGCTCAATGTTTACTTTTTTTGATACTTTTAAGTTTGTTCTATTTAATGTTTCTTCTCCAATACCAAAAATTAAATAATTGTTCTCTATCTTTTCTACAGTTAAGCAAACTCCGTTTAATGCTATGCTTTCTCCTAATACAATATCACTATAAGGATTTTTTATATACACATTTCTTCCTTTAATAAACATTTCTTCTACATATTCAACTATTCCAGTAAACATTTTCCAACTCCCATAAAATGTTATTATCAATATTTTTTATACTCAACGTTTTTAAGTTTTTTTCATTTTTTAAATTTTCAAATGGTGATATTCCTCTTCCAAAAATTTTTGAACTATAAAATAAAGAAATTCTATCTGCATATTCTATAAATTCTGAAGCAACTTTTGAACCGCCTTCAACCAAAACAGAATCAATATGTCTATTATAAAGTTCCTTTAATATATCTTTTATATTCAACTTATCAGTATAAATAATTTCTGTATTTTTAAAGTTCCATTTTTCATTTGAAGACGTAAATATTATATTTTCACCTTCATTGTAAATATTCAAATTTTTGTTTGCTGTAAGTCCATGTTTATCTAAAATTATTTTTAAAGGATTTCTAATTTTTTTAGTTAATCTAACATTCAAACTTGGATTATCTTTTAATATAGTTCCAGCTCCAACAAGTATTGAAGAATAAAAATTTCTCATTTCATGAACTATTTTTCTTGAGCTTTCATTTGAAATCCATTTTGAATTTCCATCTTTATTTGCTATAAATCCATCTAAAGTGAGAGCTAATTTCAAATGAACATAAGGCCTTTTTTGTACTATATAAGTCAAAAACACTCTATTAATTCCCTTTATTTTTTCTTTCATTAAACCAACTTCAACATAAATTCCAGCATCTTTTAATTTTTTAATACCTTTTCCACCAACTAATGGATTTGGATCTTTTAATCCTACATAAACTTTTTTTATACCCTCTTTTATTATTCTATCTGCACAAGGTGGTGTTTTTCCATAATGAGAACACGGTTCAAGTGTTACATACATTTCTGAATTTTTTATTGAATAACCTTTTTCCTTTGCATTGTCTATTGCAACTACTTCTGCATGTCTACCTCCAAAAAATTCATGATATCCAGTTGATAAAATTTTATTATTTTTAACTATTACTGCTCCTACCAATGGATTTGGATTAACTTTTCCAATACCCTTTAAAGACTCATTTATAGCTAAATCCATATAATTCATATTTCACCTCTTAAAAATATAATAAAAAAGCCTGAAGAATTTTCTTCAGGCTTTTTTATTATATTTTTTATCATGATATAATTAAATATAGTCTTCTCTCATCCGGACTTTAACCGTCGGTATCGGAATTTCACCGATTCAACCTAAAAGGCTCGCGGACTATCACCGCCGGTAGGGAATTTCACCCTGCCCTGAAGAACTCAAAAAAAGTATATCACAAAAATTTTAAATTTCAAAATGGAGGTTTTATTCTTGAATTTATTGTATATAGGAACAGGTGGATTTATTGGAGCAATACTCAGATATTCTATTTCTAAGTTTATTAATCAAAAATTTCCATTTTCATCTATTCCCTATGGAACTCTTTTAGTAAATATCATTGGTGCTTTTATATTAGCTTATTTAATGTCATTGTCTATTCATAAAATAGAATTTTCAAAAGAATTTATTTT contains:
- a CDS encoding proton-conducting transporter membrane subunit translates to MDIFFMSIFLILIGGTLPLFLTKKFNVMKFFSIGLISFGTIISLIESIFLLVKFNGNINFSYLKLPYFPIEFQINELSLFFISIISLIGFLSIIYSFSYLNNEKKSKNIAINYFFYSLLVISMMTVVLSNNLITFAFNWEIMSLSSFFLVIFEYNKEKVRRAGHMYFIFTHIGGMFIFASFGLIYAYTNSFSFDGISSLPENIKLIAFILSLIGFGSKAGLIPIHIWLPHAHPIAPSHVSAIMSGVMIKIGIYGILKMYLLLNTSITLIPYIVISIGVISGILGVVYALGQHNLKKLLAYHSVENIGIITMGIGVGMLGVTIKNPIITLLGFSGGLLHILNHSIFKSLLFLGAGSILHQTGIESIEEMGGFLKKMKVTSITFLIGSLAIAGLPPFNGFVSEFLIYFGVFNGMNLSNFPYVFSLIVILSLVMIGGLAIMCFTKVIGVVFLGTPKTNKAKNAKESNYFILIPMIILTIFCIFIGIFPSVFINNVFNIVNSFKLTQKVNIDLKIASNITFSSTLFIISLLIIYLIRKYFYKNKKIKNSTTWDCGYGYPTSKMQYTGSSYAHEILNFYKPFIKVEESIDEIKGIFPKGTMYESKTIDVSEYLIKKYIVNPILFISNKLRWIQHGDVHGYIAYIFIALTLFLIMGVIK
- a CDS encoding ATP-binding protein, coding for MTKSFKNKIIFISITLLFLALIIELFISFYGIKKLADNSEKELKIGMQNIYKEYYTNYLNSASNLIESKIKNIFENQAIAGSILQEYFDNNEDFKEITKTMIKNDYSKDKLKFNGRWYQNDSTQNTVVLVQRYCLNKDNSIRDDVLQQIHDTSILNLVLPAIYNNSSNLLWIYFSGRKNGSFMRIYPWNDVGNAMDKVYPAHTDVPNWEAFNPGLVEQFEEKRKNNSNLPLKDFSIIKGPTQDGGTGKIIMTLNYPIWDKARKKFEGSLSVDVTIQQIIDYIKEFKVVKNGFGFISQSNGNVFAINDMGIKTLGLKGEKESTIYGKKGVGYNPMKRYFKDSKYESIKNLSLTSSSAKTVFKNIVINNKKYILVMKNLNSFNTWNKNKGFYKESWTLGFFLPEESLYQTLVNSQNTINSSTQNILKYQTTIIVILVFIIGIILYYVLSKSTKNLEYLVDATQSISKGNYDFKLDIKSKDEFGKLGSSFNKMKDEIKESFKKIETQNAELKKLNDELEFKVLERTKSLNNLLEKYQKTQKQLVETEKMASLGKIVAGVAHEINTPLGISVTTVSHLKDKTKSLEKDFLNNELKKSTFENYIKDTLEISDITMFNLRRASELIQKFKKVSVETSNDIKTNFNLKDYINNTILILNKKLKQKNIEVLIKGKNIELKGYPGDWYQIINNLIMNSIIHGFENKKNGKISISFEEIENNIELIYIDNGSGIEKEIIDKIFEPFFTTKMGKGGSGLGLNLIYNLVTQKMKGSIKCESEIGKGVKFIINIPKNI
- a CDS encoding YjjG family noncanonical pyrimidine nucleotidase, with the translated sequence MFKNIKMIYFDLDHTLWDFEKNSRVCLGILYDKYLLKSNIDKNYFIDVYEKNNDILWEMYRKREIEVSKLKLKRFENTLDELNYPYENNLIKKLNENYINLLAEQDKTFDGTHEVLKYLKSKYEIGIITNGFKEIQFKKLKSANLDNFFKIIITSDSIGIPKPDKKIFDYAAKLSGFNHNEILYIGDDLQTDVISSKKAGFESIWFNYKKKNTSEDVFQIHSLLELLNLL
- the ribH gene encoding 6,7-dimethyl-8-ribityllumazine synthase gives rise to the protein MKLNIFEGNYKLSNEKVGIVISRFNSNITTELLEGAKDCLIRHGLNEKNIDVYYVPGSFEVPFLVKQLVKTKKYNGLIALSAVIRGETYHFEVVSNEISKGISQINLTSDIPITFGVITADTVEQALNRAGIKSGNKGFDAAMALVEMMNLNKIIKD